A window of the Salipiger sp. H15 genome harbors these coding sequences:
- a CDS encoding carbohydrate ABC transporter permease, giving the protein MSASTLRAPRRAGRVAGSVVLLLLVAAVLFPLALMALNALKTHAEVVASPLALPRQPSLDAFARAWSSGGFAHALVNSVIITAVTVALTTGTAAMAAWPLARKAVRGWRIIMLYFLATVAVPIQLFLFPLFFIYAKLGLVSNPVATAVILSAVNLPVAILLLRSFALSIPAALDEAAFMEGASPWQVFRLVILPLMRPGLVTVAILTGFNAWNEYLITQTFQQSQSSYTVMLAFLSMNSEIGSDKSLMMAGAVIVIAPLLIFFLLMQRLFVDGVTRGAVKG; this is encoded by the coding sequence ATGAGCGCGTCCACGCTTCGCGCCCCGCGCCGCGCCGGGCGCGTTGCCGGATCGGTGGTGCTGCTCCTGCTGGTGGCGGCGGTGCTGTTTCCGCTGGCGCTGATGGCGCTCAACGCGCTCAAGACCCACGCCGAGGTGGTCGCCAGCCCGCTCGCGCTGCCGCGGCAGCCCAGCCTCGATGCCTTTGCCCGCGCCTGGAGCAGCGGCGGCTTTGCCCATGCGCTGGTGAACTCGGTGATCATCACCGCGGTGACCGTCGCGCTGACCACCGGCACCGCCGCCATGGCGGCCTGGCCGCTGGCCCGCAAGGCGGTGCGCGGCTGGAGGATCATCATGCTCTACTTCCTCGCCACCGTGGCGGTGCCGATCCAGCTGTTCCTCTTTCCGCTCTTCTTCATCTACGCCAAGCTCGGGCTGGTCTCGAACCCGGTGGCAACGGCGGTGATCCTGTCGGCGGTGAACCTGCCGGTGGCCATCCTGCTGCTGCGCAGCTTCGCGCTGTCGATCCCCGCGGCGCTGGACGAGGCCGCCTTCATGGAGGGCGCCAGCCCCTGGCAGGTGTTCCGCCTGGTGATCCTGCCGCTGATGCGGCCCGGGCTGGTGACCGTGGCGATCCTCACCGGGTTCAACGCCTGGAACGAGTACCTGATCACCCAGACCTTCCAGCAGAGCCAGTCGAGCTACACCGTCATGCTCGCCTTCCTGTCGATGAACAGCGAGATCGGCTCGGACAAGTCGCTGATGATGGCGGGGGCGGTGATCGTCATCGCGCCGCTGCTGATCTTCTTCCTTCTCATGCAACGCCTGTTCGTCGACGGGGTCACCCGCGGCGCCGTCAAGGGATGA